One Rissa tridactyla isolate bRisTri1 chromosome 1, bRisTri1.patW.cur.20221130, whole genome shotgun sequence DNA segment encodes these proteins:
- the TMPRSS2 gene encoding transmembrane protease serine 2 codes for MTSTVGPRPYYENHGFQPENLYSARQPVGANPNPQYFSTNAPSVPSYVPTVATHQSSSPVAGSSGRTCALSVRKTIIMVLSILIVICCAIAAFFIWYFVCNRCVSSLIECGSSGVCIPASQWCDGRNDCPNGEDETRCVRLFGPNFILEVYSPVSKSWYPVCQDGWNDDYGRTACKDMGYSVDTYYYSRGVVTEVSFKNYMKVNTSAGNVDLYKKLYSSDSCASGSVVSLRCIQCGLSTKSVNMMNRIVGGSGAVLGQWPWQVSLHVQGTHVCGGSIITHQWIVTAAHCVEGRLSDPYIWRVYAGILNQDEMFLQNGYRVQQIISHPEYDTDSKDNDVALMKLESSLTFSGSVQPVCLPNPGMMFQPDQQCWISGWGAEYQGGKTSNNLNYVSVPLIERSRCNSVYIYSGMILPTMICAGYLEGGFDSCQGDSGGPLVTIKNSVWWLVGDTSWGTGCASPNRPGVYGNMTVFTDWIYKNMQANR; via the exons ATGACCTCTACTGTA GGTCCACGGCCATACTATGAAAATCATGGCTTTCAGCCAGAAAACTTGTATTCTGCCAGGCAGCCAGTAGGTGCTAACCCAAATCCACAGTACTTCTCAACAAATGCTCCGTCAGTGCCAAGCTACGTCCCAACGGTTGCAACCCATCAGTCGAGTAGTCCAGTAGCAGGTTCATCGGGGAGAACATGTGCATTGA GTGTAAGGAAAACCATAATCATGGTATTATCCATTTTAATAGTCATTTGTTGTGCAATTGCTGCTTTCTTCATCTGGTATTTTG TATGCAATCGTTGTGTCAGCTCCTTAATAGAGTGTGGCTCTTCAGGAGTGTGCATCCCGGCCTCGCAGTGGTGTGATGGAAGGAACGACTGCCCCAACGGGGAGGACGAAACACGGTGCG TTAGACTTTTTGGACCAAATTTTATCCTGGAAGTTTATTCACCTGTCAGCAAATCCTGGTATCCTGTTTGTCAAGATGGCTGGAATGACGATTATGGGAGGACTGCATGTAAAGATATGGGCTACAGCGT agatACGTATTACTATAGTCGAGGAGTAGTAACTGAAGTCAGCTTTAAAAACTACATGAAGGTGAACACAAGTGCTGGGAATGTAGACTTGTACAAAAAGCTGTATAGCAG TGATTCCTGTGCATCAGGAAGTGTGGTTTCTCTGCGCTGCATAC AGTGCGGCCTGTCCACAAAAAGCGTGAACATGATGAACAGAATCGTGGGTGGCAGCGGGGCGGTGCTGGGGCAGTGGCCGTGGCAGGTCAGCCTCCACGTGCAGGGCACCCATGTCTGCGGGGGCTCCATCATCACCCACCAGTGGATAGTGACAGCCGCACACTGCGTGGAAGG acgACTTTCTGACCCATACATCTGGAGGGTTTATGCTGGGATTCTGAACCAGGACGAGATGTTTTTACAAAATGGGTACAGAGTGCAACAGATCATTTCCCATCCGGAATATGATACAGACTCTAAAGACAATGATGTTGCCCTTATGAAGTTAGAGTCATCGCTGACTTTTTCTG GTAGTGTACAGCCAGTTTGTCTGCCTAATCCAGGAATGATGTTCCAGCCTGATCAGCAGTGCTGGATATCTGGGTGGGGAGCAGAGTACCAAGGAG GTAAAACATCAAATAACTTGAATTATGTTTCGGTGCCCTTAATAGAACGTTCTAGGTGTAATTCTGTCTATATCTATAGTGGCATGATTTTGCCTACAATGATCTGTGCCGGGTATCTAGAAGGAGGATTTGATTCCTGTCAG GGTGACAGTGGGGGTCCTCTAGTAACTATCAAAAACTCCGTGTGGTGGCTGGTTGGAGATACCAGCTGGGGAACTGGCTGTGCTAGTCCCAATAGACCTGGAGTGTATGGGAATATGACTGTGTTTACAGACTGGATTTATAAAAATATGCAG gCAAACAGATGA
- the LOC128917774 gene encoding interferon-induced GTP-binding protein Mx-like isoform X1 has product MNNKSGASKHSGRTKLASPAPPLFQPSAEAFSIPLPPELEDEGLLMSENTTEGKPNYELKKQYYGEQDKQAAEHTLYNQYEEKIRPCIDLIDSLRALGIEKDLALPAIAVIGDQSSGKSSVLEALSGIALPRGNGIVTRCPLELKLKRIPATQAWKGKMCYRNTNIDLQDASEVEKAIREAQNVVAGNRGAISGELISLEIWSPDVPDLTLIDLPGIARVAVGDQPKDIGEQIKMLLKRIITYKETLNLVVVPCNVDIATTEALKMALEVDPSGERTLGILTKPDLVDRGTEESILNILRNQVIPLKKGYMIVKCRGQQDIHNKLALAAAIQQERKFFENHKHFSILLEERRATIPHLAEKLTNELVRHIIKTLPTLQNQIREVLQKTLQDLQMYRRGTPKAESEKLIFLTDMIKLYNQDISQVIRGEEQLFGNEIRLFTKIRREFRTWELILLECAAKVKKNVPSKVWKYEDQYRGREFPGFTNYRTFEDIIKEQIIELEEPAVSILNNVIGLVEEKFVELSKRHFANFHNLNRAAKIRIEDIREKQAAEAERHIRTQFKMERIVYCQDDAYIKDLQSVKRENATKGVNEKELQVRSVSNQEPSFVQEMVCHTKAYFDGASRRLCNQIPLIILSSALHDFGDTLQTTMLHLLQEKDKLSHLLQEDSEAAKHRNYLSQRVNRLTKACQYLRDFTTL; this is encoded by the exons CAGGCAGCAGAACATACCTTGTACAACCAATATGAGGAAAAGATTCGACCCTGCATTGATCTCATCGACAGTCTGAGAGCTCTTGGAATAGAAAAAGACCTGGCTTTGCCTGCGATTGCAGTGATTGGAGACCAGAGCTCTGGGAAAAGCTCCGTCCTAGAAGCCCTGTCTGGTATTGCTCTTCCTAGGGGCAATG GTATTGTTACTCGATGCCCCTTGGAACTTAAACTGAAAAGAATACCTGCTACTCAGGCATGGAAAGGGAAAATGTGTTACCGCAACACCAACATAGACCTCCAGGATGCCTCTGAGGTGGAGAAAGCAATAAGAGAAG cccagaatgtgGTGGCTGGTAACAGAGGTGCCATTAGCGGAGAACTAATTTCCCTGGAAATTTGGTCCCCAGATGTCCCAGATCTGACACTAATTGATCTTCCTGGAATTGCCAGAGTGGCCGTGGGGGATCAGCCAAAAGACATTGGGGAACAG ATCAAAATGCTACTTAAAAGAATTATCACCTACAAAGAGACACTCAATTTGGTAGTGGTGCCATGTAATGTGGATATTGCAACAACAGAAGCACTGAAAATGGCTCTAGAGGTGGACCCCAGTGGAGAAAGGACACTAG GGATCCTCACGAAACCTGACCTGGTGGACAGAGGAACTGAGGAGTCTATTCTTAACATACTACGCAACCAAGTCATCCCCCTCAAAAAAGGTTACATGATTGTGAAGTGTCGTGGGCAGCAGGACATCCACAACAAACTGGCCTTGGCTGCTGCAATCCAGCAGGAGAGAAAATTCTTCGAGAATCACAAACATTTCAG CATTCTTCTGGAAGAAAGAAGGGCTACTATCCCTCACCTGGCAGAGAAGCTCACAAATGAACTTGTGAGACATATTATT AAAACTTTGCCAACACTACAGAACCAAATACGTGAGGTGCTCCAAAAAACGTTACAGGATCTACAAATGTATAGAAGAGGCACACCCAAAGCCGAGTCTGAGAAGCTGATTTTCCTCACAGAC ATGATCAAACTCTACAATCAAGACATCTCTCAGGTAATACGTGGAGAGGAACAGTTGTTTGGAAATGAAATCAGACTATTTACAAAAATCCGCAGAGAGTTTCGAACATGGGAATTGATTCTCCTAGAGTGTGCTGCAAAGG ttaaaaaaaatgtacCCAGTAAAGTGTGGAAATATGAAGACCAGTATCGTGGACGGGAGTTTCCAGGCTTTACCAATTACAGGACATTTGAGGACATTATAAAAGAGCAAATTATAGAACTGGAGGAGCCAGCTGTCAGCATACTGAACAACGTGATCG GCCTGGTTGAAGAGAAATTTGTGGAGCTCTCTAAAAGGCATTTTGCTAATTTTCACAATCTAAACAGAGCTGCTAAG atcaGAATTGAAGACATCAGAGAGAAACAAGCAGCGGAGGCTGAAAGACACATCCGGACCCAGTTTAAAATGGAGAGAATCGTATACTGCCAGGATGACGCTTACATTAAGGATTTACAGTCTGTTAAGAGAGAAAATGCTACCAAAGGTGTCAATGAGAAAGAGTTGCAGGTTAGATCTGTTTCGAATCAAGAGCCCTCCTTTGTCCAGGAAATGGTTTGTCACACGAAGGCCTATTTTGAT GGAGCAAGTAGACGCCTCTGCAATCAGATACCTCTGATCATCCTCTCTTCTGCCCTTCATGACTTCGGGGATACCTTACAGACCACTATGTTGCATCTTCTGCAAGAAAAAGACAAGTTAAGCCATCTCCTTCAGGAGGACAGTGAAGCTGCTAAACATAGGAACTACCTCAGTCAACGAGTTAATCGTCTCACCAAAGCCTGCCAATACCTGAGAGACTTCACCACATTGtag
- the LOC128917774 gene encoding interferon-induced GTP-binding protein Mx-like isoform X2, which produces MNNKSGASKHSGRTKLASPAPPLFQPSAEAFSIPLPPELEDEGLLMSENTTEGKPNYELKKQYYGEQDKAAEHTLYNQYEEKIRPCIDLIDSLRALGIEKDLALPAIAVIGDQSSGKSSVLEALSGIALPRGNGIVTRCPLELKLKRIPATQAWKGKMCYRNTNIDLQDASEVEKAIREAQNVVAGNRGAISGELISLEIWSPDVPDLTLIDLPGIARVAVGDQPKDIGEQIKMLLKRIITYKETLNLVVVPCNVDIATTEALKMALEVDPSGERTLGILTKPDLVDRGTEESILNILRNQVIPLKKGYMIVKCRGQQDIHNKLALAAAIQQERKFFENHKHFSILLEERRATIPHLAEKLTNELVRHIIKTLPTLQNQIREVLQKTLQDLQMYRRGTPKAESEKLIFLTDMIKLYNQDISQVIRGEEQLFGNEIRLFTKIRREFRTWELILLECAAKVKKNVPSKVWKYEDQYRGREFPGFTNYRTFEDIIKEQIIELEEPAVSILNNVIGLVEEKFVELSKRHFANFHNLNRAAKIRIEDIREKQAAEAERHIRTQFKMERIVYCQDDAYIKDLQSVKRENATKGVNEKELQVRSVSNQEPSFVQEMVCHTKAYFDGASRRLCNQIPLIILSSALHDFGDTLQTTMLHLLQEKDKLSHLLQEDSEAAKHRNYLSQRVNRLTKACQYLRDFTTL; this is translated from the exons GCAGCAGAACATACCTTGTACAACCAATATGAGGAAAAGATTCGACCCTGCATTGATCTCATCGACAGTCTGAGAGCTCTTGGAATAGAAAAAGACCTGGCTTTGCCTGCGATTGCAGTGATTGGAGACCAGAGCTCTGGGAAAAGCTCCGTCCTAGAAGCCCTGTCTGGTATTGCTCTTCCTAGGGGCAATG GTATTGTTACTCGATGCCCCTTGGAACTTAAACTGAAAAGAATACCTGCTACTCAGGCATGGAAAGGGAAAATGTGTTACCGCAACACCAACATAGACCTCCAGGATGCCTCTGAGGTGGAGAAAGCAATAAGAGAAG cccagaatgtgGTGGCTGGTAACAGAGGTGCCATTAGCGGAGAACTAATTTCCCTGGAAATTTGGTCCCCAGATGTCCCAGATCTGACACTAATTGATCTTCCTGGAATTGCCAGAGTGGCCGTGGGGGATCAGCCAAAAGACATTGGGGAACAG ATCAAAATGCTACTTAAAAGAATTATCACCTACAAAGAGACACTCAATTTGGTAGTGGTGCCATGTAATGTGGATATTGCAACAACAGAAGCACTGAAAATGGCTCTAGAGGTGGACCCCAGTGGAGAAAGGACACTAG GGATCCTCACGAAACCTGACCTGGTGGACAGAGGAACTGAGGAGTCTATTCTTAACATACTACGCAACCAAGTCATCCCCCTCAAAAAAGGTTACATGATTGTGAAGTGTCGTGGGCAGCAGGACATCCACAACAAACTGGCCTTGGCTGCTGCAATCCAGCAGGAGAGAAAATTCTTCGAGAATCACAAACATTTCAG CATTCTTCTGGAAGAAAGAAGGGCTACTATCCCTCACCTGGCAGAGAAGCTCACAAATGAACTTGTGAGACATATTATT AAAACTTTGCCAACACTACAGAACCAAATACGTGAGGTGCTCCAAAAAACGTTACAGGATCTACAAATGTATAGAAGAGGCACACCCAAAGCCGAGTCTGAGAAGCTGATTTTCCTCACAGAC ATGATCAAACTCTACAATCAAGACATCTCTCAGGTAATACGTGGAGAGGAACAGTTGTTTGGAAATGAAATCAGACTATTTACAAAAATCCGCAGAGAGTTTCGAACATGGGAATTGATTCTCCTAGAGTGTGCTGCAAAGG ttaaaaaaaatgtacCCAGTAAAGTGTGGAAATATGAAGACCAGTATCGTGGACGGGAGTTTCCAGGCTTTACCAATTACAGGACATTTGAGGACATTATAAAAGAGCAAATTATAGAACTGGAGGAGCCAGCTGTCAGCATACTGAACAACGTGATCG GCCTGGTTGAAGAGAAATTTGTGGAGCTCTCTAAAAGGCATTTTGCTAATTTTCACAATCTAAACAGAGCTGCTAAG atcaGAATTGAAGACATCAGAGAGAAACAAGCAGCGGAGGCTGAAAGACACATCCGGACCCAGTTTAAAATGGAGAGAATCGTATACTGCCAGGATGACGCTTACATTAAGGATTTACAGTCTGTTAAGAGAGAAAATGCTACCAAAGGTGTCAATGAGAAAGAGTTGCAGGTTAGATCTGTTTCGAATCAAGAGCCCTCCTTTGTCCAGGAAATGGTTTGTCACACGAAGGCCTATTTTGAT GGAGCAAGTAGACGCCTCTGCAATCAGATACCTCTGATCATCCTCTCTTCTGCCCTTCATGACTTCGGGGATACCTTACAGACCACTATGTTGCATCTTCTGCAAGAAAAAGACAAGTTAAGCCATCTCCTTCAGGAGGACAGTGAAGCTGCTAAACATAGGAACTACCTCAGTCAACGAGTTAATCGTCTCACCAAAGCCTGCCAATACCTGAGAGACTTCACCACATTGtag